A genomic segment from Dermatobacter hominis encodes:
- a CDS encoding ABC transporter substrate-binding protein: MTGGARPIVAAVSLIVTAALVAVGCSEDRTASSTTVSAPPITCDAQHLLDCARASTIADLVPDEPTAATGEPITIGMINQENTPAGSFPELSRAAQAFVDFVNEDLGGIDGRPLRLDVCNTGFSAEGSTACGQRFVAEQVPVVLGGIDVFGNAVDVLAADGIPYVGGIPVSQQSMTSPSSFQWSGGTWGAAVAFAHRAVEDLDAKEVAIVYGDFGSIAEGAGAAKQVLEAKGVDVQMVPFPVIATDLGSPLQAAWAGEPDAIFVIAADTACKAAFDAAATIGITSALYFVGACASPTIISQVGDRADGAYFNVEQEVQPDQPQPDTDLYTSVLAAMAPGLDPVGAGTVSARSFVNLYAVLRELGADGITPHAVTDALRAKADEPSFMGHAYTCDGRQFPGLPAACSPQQVVVQMHDGALEQVGGWIDVGAELEASR; encoded by the coding sequence CCGGACCGCGTCGTCCACCACCGTCTCGGCGCCACCGATCACCTGCGACGCCCAGCACCTCCTCGACTGCGCACGCGCCTCCACGATCGCCGACCTCGTCCCCGACGAGCCCACGGCGGCGACCGGTGAGCCGATCACGATCGGCATGATCAACCAGGAGAACACCCCGGCCGGGTCGTTCCCCGAGCTGAGCCGGGCGGCGCAGGCCTTCGTCGACTTCGTGAACGAGGACCTCGGGGGCATCGACGGCCGGCCGCTCCGCCTCGACGTCTGCAACACCGGCTTCAGCGCCGAGGGCTCGACGGCCTGCGGTCAGCGGTTCGTCGCCGAGCAGGTGCCGGTCGTGCTCGGCGGCATCGACGTGTTCGGCAACGCGGTCGACGTGCTGGCGGCCGACGGCATCCCGTACGTGGGCGGCATCCCGGTGAGCCAGCAGTCGATGACCTCACCGAGCTCGTTCCAGTGGAGCGGCGGCACCTGGGGCGCGGCGGTCGCGTTCGCGCACCGCGCTGTCGAGGACCTCGATGCGAAGGAGGTCGCCATCGTCTATGGCGACTTCGGCTCGATCGCCGAGGGTGCCGGCGCCGCGAAGCAGGTGCTCGAGGCGAAGGGGGTCGACGTGCAGATGGTGCCGTTCCCGGTGATCGCCACCGACCTGGGCTCACCGCTGCAGGCCGCGTGGGCCGGCGAACCCGACGCCATCTTCGTGATCGCCGCCGACACCGCCTGCAAGGCGGCGTTCGACGCCGCTGCGACGATCGGCATCACCTCGGCCCTCTACTTCGTGGGCGCCTGCGCCTCGCCGACGATCATCTCGCAGGTCGGCGACCGGGCCGACGGCGCCTATTTCAACGTCGAGCAGGAGGTGCAGCCCGACCAGCCCCAGCCCGACACCGACCTCTACACGAGCGTCCTCGCGGCGATGGCGCCCGGGCTCGACCCTGTCGGGGCCGGCACGGTGTCGGCCCGGTCCTTCGTCAACCTCTACGCGGTGTTGCGAGAGCTCGGCGCCGACGGCATCACGCCGCACGCGGTGACCGACGCGCTGAGGGCGAAGGCGGACGAGCCGAGCTTCATGGGCCACGCCTACACGTGCGACGGGAGGCAGTTCCCGGGCCTGCCCGCCGCCTGCTCGCCGCAGCAGGTGGTCGTCCAGATGCACGACGGCGCGCTGGAGCAG